From Aliarcobacter butzleri, the proteins below share one genomic window:
- the rpoC gene encoding DNA-directed RNA polymerase subunit beta' translates to MSNNEKVLSPIEIKELERPQDFSAFQLKLASPEKILSWSCGEVKKPETINYRTLKPERDGLFCAKIFGPVKDYECLCGKYKKMRYKGVVCEKCGVEVTSSKVRRHRMGHIELVSPVAHIWMVSSLPTRIGTLLGVKLKDLERVLYYEAYIVSNPGEAYYDNEKTKKVEKYDILNEEQYRTISDLFEHTGFEANMGGEIVRDLLAGLDLFELLTLLKEEMETTKSEAKRKTIIKRLKVVENFLNSGNRPEWMMLTQLPVLPPDLRPLVSLDGGKFAVSDVNDLYRRVINRNNRLKRLTELDAPEIIIRNEKRMLQEAVDALFDNGKTANAVKGANKRPLKSLSEIIKGKQGRFRQNLLGKRVDFSGRSVIVVGPSLNMDQCGIPKKMALELFKPHLMAKLEEKGYATTLKAAKRLIENESNEVWECLNEIVDEYPILLNRAPTLHKLSIQAFHPVLIDGKAIRLHPLVCAAFNADFDGDQMAVHVPLSQEAVAEAKILMMSSMNILLPASGRAIAVPSQDMILGIYYLSLVKEGVKGEHKLFTDVNEVKIALDMGQIDLHAKIRTRIGDRIIQTTVGRLIIHEILPSFVPANLWNKILKKKDIGILVDYIYKEAGYEVTPRFLDDLKNLGFKYATIAGISISIDDIRVPENKIMHISKSKKDVIEVQKQFSQGLLTEQERYNKIIDIWTEVNNKLASEMMELVKGDKNGFNSIYMMADSGARGSAAQIRQLSGMRGLMAKPDGSIIETPIISNFREGLNVLEYFISTHGARKGLADTALKTANAGYLTRKLIDVSQNVRITIEDCGTHEGIEITDITSGNELIESLEERITGRVIAEDIIDPISNEILFAEGTLITEEDAKVVTEAEVKSVVIRTPLTCKVENGLCSKCYGLNLGEQRKAKPGEAVGVVAAQSIGEPGTQLTLRTFHVGGTASATQTERELKADKEGFIRYYNIKKYVTTDGKIIVANRRNAGLLLVEPKINAPFKGKVTVETVHEEIILTIANSTEEKKYFLRKNDVAKANELAGISGKIEGKLYLPYKDGEEVNLNESIVEIIKDGWNVPNRIPFASELKVEDGAPVTSKIITGAKGIVKYYKLTGDYLERRHDIKAGDIITEKGLFAVIADTEDREALRHYISRGSCIALNDNTEVEKDTVISAPAKNEQVVIAEWDPYANPTIAEKAGVISFEDVIPGVTVSEQFDELTGTSKLVINEYIPSGYKPTVILTTDDNEIIRYSLDPKISLNVSEGKRVEVADIIGKTPKATQKSKDITGGLPRVSELFEARRPKNIAILASFDGVVSFGKGLRNKQKILITDSTGNSVEYLVEKSKQVLVHEGEFVHAGEALTDGQISPHDILRILGEKALHYFIVSEVQQVYRSQGVNIADKHIEVITSQMLRQVSILDGGDTKFIVGDMISKKKFKLENEKIIKLGGNPAIAEPLLLGITRAAVTSDSIISAASFQETTKVLTEAAISAKMDMLEDLKENVVIGRTIPVGTGLYKDQKVKFSEQEISK, encoded by the coding sequence ATGAGCAATAATGAAAAAGTATTGTCACCAATTGAGATAAAAGAGTTAGAAAGACCACAAGATTTTTCAGCTTTTCAACTAAAATTAGCAAGTCCAGAAAAAATACTTTCTTGGTCTTGTGGTGAAGTTAAAAAACCTGAAACAATTAATTATAGAACATTAAAACCAGAGAGAGATGGATTATTTTGTGCTAAAATTTTTGGACCAGTAAAAGATTATGAGTGTCTTTGTGGTAAATACAAAAAGATGAGATACAAAGGTGTTGTTTGTGAAAAATGTGGAGTTGAAGTAACTTCATCAAAAGTTAGACGACATAGAATGGGACATATTGAGTTAGTATCTCCTGTTGCTCATATTTGGATGGTTAGTTCTCTTCCTACAAGAATAGGAACACTTTTAGGTGTAAAATTAAAAGACCTAGAAAGAGTATTATATTATGAAGCATATATTGTAAGTAATCCTGGTGAAGCTTACTATGATAATGAAAAAACTAAAAAAGTTGAAAAATATGATATTTTAAATGAAGAGCAATATAGAACTATCTCTGATTTATTTGAACATACTGGTTTTGAAGCTAATATGGGTGGAGAAATTGTAAGAGATTTATTAGCAGGACTTGATTTATTTGAATTATTAACTCTATTAAAAGAAGAGATGGAAACAACTAAATCTGAAGCTAAAAGAAAAACAATTATCAAAAGATTAAAAGTTGTTGAAAACTTCTTAAATTCAGGAAATAGACCTGAGTGGATGATGCTTACACAACTTCCAGTTCTTCCACCAGATTTAAGACCACTTGTTTCACTTGATGGTGGAAAATTTGCTGTTTCAGACGTAAATGACTTATATAGAAGAGTTATTAATAGAAATAACAGATTAAAAAGATTAACTGAACTTGATGCTCCAGAAATTATTATCAGAAATGAAAAAAGAATGCTTCAAGAAGCAGTTGATGCTTTATTTGATAATGGAAAAACTGCAAATGCAGTTAAAGGTGCAAATAAAAGACCTTTAAAATCTTTATCAGAAATTATTAAAGGTAAACAAGGACGATTCAGACAAAACTTACTTGGTAAAAGGGTTGACTTCTCAGGAAGATCTGTTATCGTTGTTGGACCATCTTTAAATATGGATCAATGTGGTATTCCTAAAAAAATGGCTCTAGAGTTATTTAAACCGCATTTAATGGCTAAATTAGAAGAAAAAGGTTATGCAACAACTTTAAAAGCTGCAAAAAGATTGATTGAAAATGAATCAAATGAAGTTTGGGAATGTTTAAATGAAATCGTTGATGAATATCCAATTTTATTAAACAGAGCTCCAACTCTTCACAAATTATCAATTCAAGCTTTTCACCCTGTTTTAATTGATGGAAAAGCTATTAGATTACACCCACTTGTTTGTGCTGCATTTAATGCGGACTTCGATGGTGACCAAATGGCAGTTCACGTGCCTTTATCACAAGAAGCGGTTGCAGAAGCAAAAATTTTGATGATGAGTTCAATGAATATTCTTTTACCTGCAAGTGGTAGAGCAATTGCTGTTCCTTCTCAAGATATGATTTTAGGAATTTATTATCTATCTTTAGTAAAAGAGGGTGTAAAAGGTGAACATAAACTATTTACTGATGTAAATGAAGTAAAAATTGCATTAGACATGGGACAAATTGATCTTCATGCTAAAATCAGAACAAGAATTGGTGATAGAATAATTCAAACAACTGTTGGAAGATTAATTATTCATGAAATTTTACCAAGTTTTGTACCTGCAAATTTATGGAATAAAATATTAAAGAAAAAAGATATTGGTATATTAGTTGATTATATCTACAAAGAAGCTGGATATGAAGTAACACCAAGATTCTTAGATGACCTTAAAAATTTAGGTTTCAAATATGCAACAATTGCAGGAATTTCTATCTCTATTGATGATATTAGAGTTCCAGAAAATAAAATTATGCATATTAGTAAATCTAAAAAAGATGTTATCGAAGTTCAAAAACAGTTCTCACAAGGACTTTTAACTGAGCAAGAAAGATATAATAAAATTATTGATATTTGGACAGAAGTAAATAATAAACTTGCATCTGAAATGATGGAGCTTGTTAAAGGTGATAAAAATGGATTTAACTCTATTTATATGATGGCTGATTCAGGAGCTAGAGGATCTGCTGCTCAAATTAGACAGTTATCAGGTATGAGAGGACTTATGGCAAAACCAGATGGTTCTATTATTGAAACACCAATTATTTCAAACTTTAGAGAAGGTCTAAACGTACTTGAGTACTTTATTTCTACTCACGGAGCTAGAAAAGGTCTTGCGGATACAGCGTTAAAAACAGCAAATGCTGGATATTTAACAAGAAAACTGATTGACGTTTCTCAAAATGTAAGAATTACAATTGAAGATTGTGGAACGCATGAAGGTATTGAAATTACAGATATTACATCTGGAAATGAATTAATAGAGTCTTTAGAAGAAAGAATTACAGGAAGAGTAATTGCTGAAGATATTATTGATCCAATTTCAAATGAAATTTTATTTGCTGAAGGAACTTTAATAACTGAAGAAGATGCAAAAGTTGTAACTGAAGCAGAAGTAAAATCAGTAGTTATTAGAACACCTTTAACTTGTAAAGTTGAAAATGGATTATGTTCAAAATGTTATGGACTAAATCTTGGTGAGCAAAGAAAAGCTAAACCTGGTGAAGCAGTTGGAGTTGTTGCAGCTCAATCTATTGGGGAACCTGGAACTCAGCTAACACTAAGAACTTTCCACGTTGGGGGAACTGCAAGTGCAACTCAAACAGAAAGAGAGTTAAAAGCAGATAAAGAAGGATTCATTAGATATTACAATATTAAAAAATATGTAACAACTGATGGAAAAATCATTGTAGCAAATAGAAGAAATGCTGGATTATTATTAGTTGAACCAAAAATTAATGCACCATTTAAAGGTAAAGTTACAGTTGAAACAGTTCACGAAGAGATTATTTTAACTATTGCTAATTCAACAGAAGAGAAAAAATACTTCTTAAGAAAAAATGATGTTGCTAAAGCAAATGAGTTAGCAGGAATTTCTGGAAAAATTGAAGGTAAATTATATTTACCATACAAAGATGGTGAAGAAGTTAATCTAAATGAATCTATTGTTGAAATAATCAAAGATGGATGGAATGTTCCAAACAGAATTCCATTTGCTTCTGAGTTAAAAGTTGAAGATGGAGCACCTGTTACATCTAAAATTATTACTGGAGCAAAAGGTATTGTTAAATACTACAAATTAACGGGTGATTATTTAGAAAGAAGACATGATATCAAAGCTGGAGATATAATAACAGAAAAAGGGCTTTTTGCTGTTATTGCTGATACAGAAGATAGAGAAGCTTTAAGACACTATATTTCTAGAGGATCTTGTATTGCTTTAAATGATAATACTGAAGTTGAAAAAGATACAGTTATTTCTGCTCCTGCAAAAAATGAGCAAGTAGTAATTGCAGAATGGGATCCTTATGCAAACCCAACAATTGCTGAAAAAGCTGGGGTTATTTCATTTGAAGATGTTATTCCAGGTGTTACTGTTTCTGAACAATTCGATGAATTAACTGGAACATCAAAACTTGTTATTAACGAGTATATTCCAAGTGGATATAAACCAACTGTTATTTTAACAACTGATGATAATGAAATTATTAGATATTCTTTAGATCCAAAAATTTCATTAAATGTTAGTGAAGGAAAAAGAGTAGAAGTTGCAGATATCATTGGTAAAACGCCAAAAGCAACTCAAAAATCAAAAGATATTACTGGAGGTCTTCCAAGAGTATCTGAATTATTTGAGGCTAGACGTCCAAAAAATATTGCGATTTTAGCATCTTTTGATGGAGTTGTATCATTTGGAAAAGGATTAAGAAATAAACAAAAAATCCTTATTACAGATTCAACAGGAAATAGTGTAGAATATCTAGTAGAAAAATCTAAACAAGTTTTAGTTCATGAAGGTGAGTTCGTTCATGCTGGTGAAGCTTTAACTGATGGACAGATTTCTCCTCATGATATTTTAAGAATTCTTGGAGAAAAAGCATTACATTACTTTATTGTTTCTGAAGTACAACAAGTATATAGATCTCAAGGGGTAAATATTGCGGATAAACATATTGAGGTAATTACATCTCAAATGTTAAGACAAGTTTCTATTTTAGATGGTGGAGATACTAAATTCATTGTTGGTGATATGATTTCTAAAAAGAAATTTAAACTTGAAAATGAAAAAATTATAAAATTAGGTGGAAATCCTGCAATTGCTGAACCTTTATTACTAGGTATTACAAGAGCTGCTGTTACATCTGATTCTATTATCTCAGCTGCTTCTTTCCAAGAAACTACAAAAGTTTTAACAGAAGCTGCAATTAGTGCTAAAATGGATATGTTAGAAGACTTAAAAGAAAATGTTGTTATTGGTAGAACAATTCCAGTAGGAACAGGTCTATATAAAGATCAAAAAGTTAAGTTTTCTGAGCAAGAAATCTCTAAATAA
- the rplL gene encoding 50S ribosomal protein L7/L12: MAVSKEDVLEFISGLSVLELSELVKEFEEKFGVSAQPVAVAGGAVAAVEAVEEKTEFDVIIVDSGDKKINVIKEIRAITGLGLKEAKDAAEQTPSTIKEGISKADAEAFKAQLEAAGAKVEVK, from the coding sequence ATGGCTGTTTCTAAAGAAGATGTTTTAGAATTTATCTCTGGTTTATCAGTATTAGAATTATCAGAATTAGTAAAAGAATTTGAAGAAAAATTTGGTGTATCTGCTCAACCTGTAGCAGTTGCTGGTGGTGCTGTAGCTGCTGTTGAAGCTGTTGAAGAAAAAACTGAATTCGATGTTATCATTGTAGATTCAGGAGATAAAAAAATCAACGTAATTAAAGAAATCAGAGCAATCACTGGTTTAGGATTAAAAGAAGCTAAAGATGCTGCTGAGCAAACTCCTTCAACAATTAAAGAAGGAATCTCTAAAGCTGACGCTGAAGCATTTAAAGCTCAATTAGAAGCTGCTGGTGCGAAAGTAGAAGTAAAATAA
- a CDS encoding peroxiredoxin, with the protein MLVTKKAPDFTATAVLADGQIVENFNLYENIGEKGAILFFWPLDFTFVCPSEIIAFSKRTDEFKARGINVIGCSVDSQFSHFAWRETAVENGGIGRVKFPMVADLNKQISKDYDVLFGESVALRGSFLIDKDGTIRHAVINDLPLGRNVDEMIRMVDAMLFTNEYGEVCPAGWQKGDEGMKANKDGVADYLAKNEGKL; encoded by the coding sequence ATGTTAGTAACAAAAAAAGCTCCAGATTTCACAGCAACAGCTGTACTTGCGGATGGTCAAATTGTAGAAAATTTTAACTTATATGAAAACATTGGTGAGAAAGGTGCAATTTTATTCTTTTGGCCTTTAGACTTTACATTTGTTTGTCCATCAGAAATTATTGCTTTTTCAAAAAGAACAGATGAGTTTAAAGCAAGAGGAATCAACGTAATTGGTTGTTCAGTTGATTCTCAATTCTCACACTTTGCATGGAGAGAAACAGCAGTTGAAAATGGTGGAATTGGAAGAGTAAAATTCCCAATGGTAGCTGATTTAAATAAACAAATTTCAAAAGACTATGATGTACTATTTGGTGAATCAGTTGCATTAAGAGGATCTTTCTTAATTGATAAAGATGGAACAATAAGACATGCAGTTATCAATGATTTACCATTAGGAAGAAACGTAGATGAAATGATTAGAATGGTTGATGCTATGTTATTTACTAATGAATATGGTGAAGTTTGTCCAGCTGGTTGGCAAAAAGGTGATGAAGGTATGAAAGCAAACAAAGATGGTGTTGCTGATTATCTTGCTAAAAACGAAGGTAAATTATAA
- a CDS encoding replication initiation protein — protein MSKVEKENLVVKHNALINATTKYKYETNELKLICTLISNIDNQKDKSFDIKYMNLRDLNFSEKDITNVEYITNLCESIMSKPFKIGKGVFNWFSGLVYDDGVIEYAFDKRLKPYLLELKDNFTRYNISNILKLRSAYSIQVFELLTQYKTIGNRTITIDEFRKLLKIPNTYTNKDIRVMIESVQKDLKKNTTIKFEFSFKKLGKSFHSIDFQICDNFETIEKIKKERKAKRQEGANTLQQKMKALKIEDN, from the coding sequence ATGAGTAAAGTAGAAAAAGAAAATTTAGTAGTAAAACATAATGCTTTAATAAATGCAACTACTAAATATAAATATGAAACAAACGAATTAAAATTAATTTGTACATTAATATCAAATATAGATAATCAAAAAGACAAAAGTTTTGATATTAAATATATGAATTTAAGAGATCTGAACTTTTCAGAAAAAGATATAACAAACGTAGAATATATAACAAACTTATGTGAGTCAATTATGTCAAAACCATTTAAAATTGGAAAAGGTGTTTTCAATTGGTTTAGTGGATTAGTTTATGATGATGGAGTTATAGAATATGCTTTTGATAAAAGATTAAAACCATATTTATTAGAACTAAAAGATAATTTCACAAGATACAACATAAGTAATATTTTAAAACTAAGAAGTGCTTATTCAATACAAGTTTTTGAATTACTAACACAATATAAAACTATAGGTAATAGAACAATTACAATAGATGAATTTAGAAAACTTTTAAAAATTCCAAATACTTATACAAATAAAGATATTAGGGTAATGATAGAAAGTGTACAAAAAGATTTAAAAAAAAATACAACTATAAAATTTGAATTTAGTTTTAAAAAACTTGGTAAATCATTTCATTCAATAGATTTTCAGATCTGTGATAATTTTGAAACAATAGAAAAAATCAAAAAAGAAAGAAAAGCTAAAAGACAAGAAGGTGCAAATACTTTGCAACAAAAAATGAAAGCATTAAAAATAGAAGATAATTAA
- a CDS encoding YciI family protein, producing MQYLVIAYDNDGALERRLESREAHIEGARKLMSEGKIIDAGALIEDDMMVGSTLFVDFENDEEIDEWLLNEPYVKNNVWNMDEFQMVPVKLLPKN from the coding sequence ATGCAATATTTAGTAATAGCTTATGATAATGACGGTGCATTAGAGCGAAGACTTGAATCAAGAGAAGCACATATTGAAGGTGCTAGAAAATTAATGAGCGAAGGTAAAATAATAGATGCTGGCGCTTTAATAGAAGATGATATGATGGTTGGATCAACTTTATTTGTTGATTTTGAAAATGATGAAGAGATTGATGAATGGCTTTTAAATGAACCTTATGTAAAAAATAATGTTTGGAATATGGATGAATTCCAGATGGTTCCTGTTAAGTTGCTTCCAAAAAACTAA
- the rpoB gene encoding DNA-directed RNA polymerase subunit beta — translation MLNSLKSGNRLRVDFAKNPQKIEIPNLLQLQQTSYDTFLMIGQEDRTTAGIEKVFKSIFPIHDVQNRLTLDYLGSEVGKPKYDVRESMVRGLTYSIPLKINIRLTLWDLDEKTGEKIGVKDMKEQSLFIREIPLMTDRTSFIVNGVERVVVNQLHRSPGVIFKEEESNTADNKLIYTGQIIPDRGSWLYFEYDSKDVLYVRINKRRKVPVTILFRALGYSKEDIIKLFYPIVNIKIKNNKFLTEFNPDDFMGRIEFDVKDDKGNLVIGAGKRLTARKAKALIEGGLKLIEYPLELLMDRSTANTIYDPESGEVLFDALTNLDELKLKKLLDLGFESFDIANDLAVGIDASIINAFKADAESLKLLKQTEQIDDENDLAAIRIYKVMRPGEPVTKEAAKDFVKKLFFDPERYDLTKVGRMKMNHKLGVNVPEYVTTLTYEDVIKTVQYLVKVKSGHGHIDDRDHLGNRRIRAIGELLANELHAGLIKMQKAIRDKMTTLSGTLEDLMPHDLVNSKMITSTITEFFTSGQLSQFMDQTNPLSEVTHKRRLSALGEGGLVKERAGFEVRDVHPTHYGRICPVETPEGQNIGLINTLSTFSKVNDLGFIEAPYKKVVDGVVTNEISYYTATQEEGLVIAPGSTKVDENGKIIEPLIEVRKNGEILLMERNSVDLIDISSQMVMGVAASLIPFLEHDDANRALMGSNMMRQAVPLLRPSAPVVGTGLEKIVARDAWEAIKANRAGLVEKADAKNIYIRGEDENGAFIDHYTVNKNVRTNNNTSFGQRIAVKEGDFVQKGQVIADGPSMDKGELAVGINAMVAFMPWNGYNYEDAIILSERLIEEDAFTSVHIYEKEIECRELKHGNEEITRDLPGVKEESISHLDNSGIVKVGTYVTPGMILVGKVTPKGEIKPTPEERLLRAIFGEKAGHVINKSLVCPTSMEGTVVDVKVFTKKGYEKDDRAVAEIESEKAELDLKHHDKLLMLDREEILKINDLLLKATLTKDVELDDVVYKKGETIPVDVLNNVNRFAMKKVVSSYSKEIEKAYNDIKEYFIKQKAHLREEHEEKLQILEHDDILSSGVIKQVKVYIATKRKIKVGDKMAGRHGNKGIVSNIVPKVDMPYLEDGTTVDVILNPLGVPSRMNIGQILEVHLGLAGKKLGNQIQDIFEAKRADFIAELRAKMTEIASVAKLMNGKAFMDSLNDEELVQYAQDWAKGVRFATQIFDGVKAEEFAKLFELAKIDSDGKCVLFDGKTGEKMKERVNVGYMYMLKLHHLVDEKVHARSTGPYSLVTQQPVGGKALFGGQRFGEMEVWALEAYGATNVLKEMLTTKSDDVEGRTKAYRAIANGENVPNSGVPETFFVLTKELKALALDVEIFGEVENNEQ, via the coding sequence ATGTTAAACTCTTTAAAATCTGGTAATAGACTTAGAGTTGATTTTGCAAAAAATCCACAAAAAATTGAAATTCCAAACTTACTACAGTTACAACAAACTTCATATGACACATTTTTAATGATTGGTCAGGAAGATAGAACTACTGCTGGTATAGAAAAAGTATTCAAATCTATTTTTCCAATTCATGATGTTCAAAATAGACTTACACTTGATTATTTAGGTAGCGAAGTTGGTAAACCTAAATATGATGTTAGAGAGTCAATGGTTAGAGGACTAACTTACTCAATTCCTCTTAAAATTAATATTAGATTAACTTTATGGGATTTAGACGAAAAAACTGGTGAAAAAATCGGTGTTAAAGATATGAAAGAACAATCTTTATTCATCAGAGAAATTCCTTTAATGACTGATAGAACATCTTTTATTGTTAATGGTGTTGAAAGAGTTGTTGTTAATCAATTACATAGATCTCCTGGTGTTATCTTCAAAGAAGAAGAATCAAATACTGCTGATAATAAACTTATTTATACTGGGCAAATTATTCCAGACCGTGGTTCATGGTTATATTTTGAATATGATTCAAAAGATGTATTATATGTAAGAATTAATAAAAGAAGAAAAGTTCCTGTAACAATTTTATTTAGAGCATTAGGTTATTCTAAAGAAGATATTATCAAACTATTTTATCCAATTGTTAATATTAAAATTAAAAATAATAAATTTTTAACTGAATTTAATCCTGACGATTTTATGGGAAGAATTGAATTTGATGTTAAAGATGACAAGGGTAACTTAGTTATTGGTGCTGGAAAAAGATTAACTGCTAGAAAAGCTAAAGCTTTAATTGAAGGTGGATTAAAATTAATTGAATATCCATTAGAATTATTAATGGACAGAAGTACAGCAAATACAATTTATGATCCAGAATCTGGAGAAGTTTTATTTGATGCTTTAACAAATCTTGATGAATTAAAATTAAAAAAACTTTTAGATTTAGGATTTGAATCATTTGATATCGCAAATGATTTAGCTGTTGGAATTGATGCTTCTATTATAAATGCATTCAAAGCTGATGCTGAATCTTTAAAATTATTAAAACAAACAGAACAAATTGATGATGAAAATGATTTAGCAGCAATTAGAATTTATAAAGTTATGAGACCAGGTGAGCCTGTAACTAAAGAAGCTGCAAAAGATTTTGTTAAAAAACTTTTCTTTGATCCAGAAAGATATGATTTAACAAAAGTTGGAAGAATGAAAATGAATCATAAATTAGGTGTAAATGTACCTGAGTACGTTACAACTTTAACTTATGAAGATGTTATCAAAACTGTTCAATATTTAGTAAAAGTTAAATCTGGTCATGGTCATATCGATGATAGAGATCACTTAGGAAATAGAAGAATTAGAGCAATTGGTGAATTACTTGCAAATGAATTACATGCTGGTTTAATCAAAATGCAAAAAGCTATTAGAGATAAAATGACTACTTTAAGTGGAACATTAGAAGACTTAATGCCACATGATTTAGTTAACTCTAAAATGATTACTTCAACAATTACTGAATTCTTTACAAGTGGTCAATTATCTCAATTTATGGACCAAACAAATCCATTATCAGAAGTTACTCATAAAAGAAGACTTTCTGCATTAGGAGAGGGTGGTTTAGTAAAAGAAAGAGCTGGATTTGAAGTAAGGGACGTTCACCCAACTCACTATGGAAGAATCTGTCCAGTTGAAACTCCAGAGGGTCAAAATATTGGACTTATCAATACTTTATCAACTTTCTCAAAAGTTAATGATTTAGGATTTATTGAAGCTCCATATAAAAAAGTTGTAGATGGTGTTGTTACAAATGAAATTTCATACTATACAGCTACTCAAGAAGAGGGACTTGTAATTGCTCCTGGTTCAACAAAAGTTGATGAGAATGGAAAAATTATTGAACCATTGATTGAAGTTAGAAAAAATGGTGAAATTTTATTAATGGAAAGAAATAGTGTTGATTTAATAGATATTTCTTCTCAAATGGTTATGGGGGTTGCAGCTTCTTTAATCCCATTCTTAGAACATGATGATGCCAATAGAGCACTTATGGGTTCAAACATGATGAGACAAGCGGTTCCTTTATTAAGACCAAGTGCTCCTGTTGTTGGAACTGGATTAGAAAAAATCGTTGCACGTGATGCTTGGGAAGCGATTAAAGCTAATAGAGCTGGACTTGTAGAAAAAGCAGATGCAAAAAATATTTACATCAGAGGTGAAGATGAAAACGGTGCTTTCATTGATCACTATACTGTAAATAAAAATGTAAGAACAAATAATAATACATCATTTGGACAAAGAATTGCAGTTAAAGAGGGTGATTTTGTTCAAAAAGGTCAAGTAATTGCTGATGGTCCATCTATGGATAAAGGTGAACTTGCTGTTGGTATTAATGCAATGGTTGCATTTATGCCATGGAATGGATATAACTACGAAGATGCTATTATTTTAAGTGAAAGATTAATTGAAGAAGATGCATTCACATCTGTTCATATTTATGAAAAAGAGATTGAATGTAGAGAATTAAAACATGGTAATGAAGAGATAACAAGAGATTTACCAGGTGTAAAAGAAGAATCAATTTCTCATTTAGACAATTCAGGAATCGTAAAAGTAGGAACTTATGTTACTCCTGGAATGATTTTAGTTGGAAAAGTAACTCCTAAAGGTGAAATTAAACCAACTCCAGAAGAAAGACTACTTAGAGCAATTTTTGGTGAAAAAGCAGGACATGTAATAAATAAATCTTTAGTGTGTCCAACATCAATGGAAGGTACTGTTGTTGATGTAAAAGTATTTACTAAAAAAGGTTATGAAAAAGACGATAGAGCTGTAGCTGAAATCGAATCAGAAAAAGCAGAACTTGATTTAAAACACCATGATAAATTATTGATGTTAGATAGAGAAGAGATTTTAAAAATCAATGATTTATTATTAAAAGCTACTTTAACTAAAGATGTAGAATTAGATGATGTTGTTTATAAAAAAGGTGAAACAATTCCTGTTGATGTTTTAAATAATGTTAATAGATTTGCTATGAAAAAAGTTGTATCTTCATATTCTAAAGAGATAGAAAAAGCATACAATGATATTAAAGAATACTTTATTAAACAAAAAGCTCATTTAAGAGAAGAGCATGAAGAAAAACTTCAAATTTTAGAACACGATGATATTTTATCTTCAGGTGTTATAAAACAAGTAAAAGTTTATATAGCAACTAAAAGAAAAATCAAAGTTGGTGATAAAATGGCTGGGCGACACGGAAACAAAGGTATCGTTTCTAACATTGTTCCAAAAGTTGATATGCCATATTTAGAAGATGGAACAACAGTTGATGTTATTTTAAATCCACTAGGGGTTCCTTCTAGGATGAATATTGGGCAAATTCTTGAAGTTCACTTAGGATTAGCTGGTAAAAAACTTGGTAACCAAATTCAAGATATTTTTGAAGCAAAAAGAGCTGATTTTATTGCAGAACTAAGAGCAAAAATGACTGAAATTGCAAGTGTTGCAAAACTTATGAATGGTAAAGCATTTATGGATTCTTTAAATGATGAAGAATTAGTTCAATATGCACAAGATTGGGCAAAAGGTGTAAGATTTGCTACTCAAATCTTTGATGGAGTAAAAGCAGAAGAATTTGCAAAATTATTTGAATTAGCAAAAATTGATAGCGATGGTAAATGTGTTCTTTTTGATGGGAAAACTGGTGAAAAAATGAAAGAAAGAGTAAACGTAGGTTATATGTATATGCTTAAACTTCACCACTTAGTTGACGAAAAAGTTCATGCTAGAAGTACAGGTCCATATTCTCTTGTAACACAACAACCAGTTGGAGGAAAAGCTCTATTTGGTGGACAAAGATTTGGAGAGATGGAAGTTTGGGCATTAGAAGCTTATGGTGCAACAAATGTACTTAAAGAGATGCTTACAACAAAATCTGATGATGTTGAAGGTAGAACAAAAGCTTATAGAGCAATTGCGAATGGTGAAAATGTTCCTAATTCTGGAGTTCCAGAGACATTCTTCGTATTAACAAAAGAGTTAAAAGCTCTAGCACTAGATGTAGAGATTTTTGGAGAGGTAGAAAACAATGAGCAATAA
- the trxA gene encoding thioredoxin — protein MGKYIDLNKNNIKENIQEGVVLVDFWAPWCGPCRMLAPAIDQLAEEFENKAKICKVNTEEEPDLTSEYQVRSIPTILFFKNGEIVDQMIGATTKAKLEEKLNSLL, from the coding sequence ATGGGAAAATACATAGATTTAAATAAAAATAATATAAAAGAAAATATTCAAGAAGGTGTCGTTCTAGTTGATTTTTGGGCACCATGGTGTGGACCTTGTCGAATGCTTGCTCCTGCTATTGATCAATTAGCAGAAGAATTTGAAAACAAAGCAAAGATTTGCAAAGTTAATACAGAAGAAGAACCAGATTTAACAAGTGAATATCAAGTAAGATCAATTCCTACTATTCTTTTCTTTAAAAATGGAGAAATTGTTGATCAAATGATTGGAGCAACAACTAAAGCTAAACTTGAAGAAAAGTTAAACAGTTTATTATAA